A stretch of the Paramormyrops kingsleyae isolate MSU_618 chromosome 16, PKINGS_0.4, whole genome shotgun sequence genome encodes the following:
- the LOC111852683 gene encoding lysophosphatidic acid phosphatase type 6-like: MRAAWIKAGVLGSVGISSALLSHKCSDPGRRGTLQENRSRYELRLVQVLFRHGARTPLKSIPDVLEAQWIPGLLNAPVHTRMDYVVTDLNGGPRPPAPVEESYRARMLSGGTYPGQLTTVGMQQLYDLGMRLRKMYIQDLPFLSPCFRPTEVFVRSTNIIRTIESAKCLVAGLFQQKQEATVPILTTTAESEIFYPNFHGCKLLSILGSPRWAESSHLPDIAADLKNIQSALGIAPHQQVDFIQIRDDMVARETHGLPSPPVLANWRETVERRAVEMMSYIYQPSKAEGLQLCVGPLLHILINNIDDKIQDTASENSRKLFLYSVHDTTLIPCLMVLGIFDMKWPPYAADITLELHQDRITKEAFVKVSYLGKDQLIPGCSDIYCPLKEFKEALSTYTLTFDHYSSLCKQTEKMTVS, encoded by the exons ATGCGGGCTGCTTGGATCAAGGCCGGCGTTTTGGGCTCGGTGGGAATCAGCTCAGCGCTTTTATCACATAAATGTAGCGATCCGGGGCGAAGAGGCACTTTACAGGAAAACAGATCTCGGTACGAGCTCAGACTGGTCCAAGTGCTGTTCCGACACGGTGCTCGGACCCCGCTCAAATCCATACCTGACGTGTTGGAG GCACAATGGATCCCAGGCCTTCTGAACGCTCCGGTACACACTCGGATGGATTACGTGGTGACAGACCTGAATGGAGGCCCCCGTCCACCAGCTCCGGTGGAGGAGAGCTACAGAGCCCGCATGTTAAGT GGTGGCACATATCCAGGTCAGCTGACCACTGTAGGCATGCAGCAGTTATACGATCTTGGCATGAGGCTGAGGAAGATGTATATTCAAGACCTTCCCTTTCTGTCGCCTTGCTTCCGCCCCACTGAAGTCTT TGTCCGTTCCACCAACATCATACGGACAATTGAATCTGCCAAATGTCTGGTGGCTGGTCTGTTTCAGCAGAAACAGGAAG CAACAGTGCCTATCCTCACCACGACAGCTGAGAGTGAAATATTCTACCCAAACTTCCATGGTTGCAAACTGCTCAGTATCCTTGGCAG TCCTCGCTGGGCAGAGTCATCCCACCTCCCAGATATTGCCGCCGACCTGAAGAATATTCAGAGTGCCCTAGGCATAGCCCCCCACCAACAGGTGGACTTCATCCAGATCCGGGATGACATGGTGGCCAGAGAG ACACATGGCCTGCCCAGTCCACCTGTGCTGGCCAACTGGAGAGAGACCGTGGAACGAAGAGCAGTGGAAATGATGAGTTACATCTACCAGCCGAGCAAGGC AGAAGGCCTTCAGCTCTGCGTTGGACCACTTCTTCATATCCTGATTAACAACATTGATGACAAAATTCAAGACACAGCATCTGAAAATTCAAG GAAGCTGTTCCTCTACTCGGTGCATGACACAACGCTGATTCCCTGTCTAATGGTGCTGGGGATTTTTGACATGAAATGGCCACCGTATGCTGCAGATATCACCTTAGAGCTCCACCAGGATCGCATCACCAAGGAGGCCTTTGTCAAAGTGTCTTACCTTGGCAAG GATCAGCTGATTCCAGGCTGCAGTGACATCTATTGTCCCCTGAAAGAGTTCAAGGAAGCTTTGTCTACCTACACCTTGACCTTTGACCATTACAGTTCGCTGTGCAAACAAACGGAGAAGATGACAGTATCATGA
- the LOC111852676 gene encoding gap junction alpha-5 protein-like, producing the protein MGDWSLLGNFLEEVQEHSTTVGKVWLTVLFIFRILVLGTAAESSWGDEQSDFMCDSEQPGCVNVCYDAAFPIAHIRFWVLQIVFVSTPSLIYMGHAMHTVRMEEKRRQREEEDRGGGGGSGDKVYPEEKESGKAEGMARIHLKGALLKTYVLSILIRTVMEVTFIVGQYMIYGIFLNVLYKCDTWPCPNPVNCYMSRPTEKNIFIGFMLVVASVSLLLSMLELYHLAWKQSKRCLKVCTTSRTLNRQPSAIVTVAPEPKGPAHPSIPCTPPPDFNQCLVAARPHATSCQIFNDRMAHQQNSANLATERHQSHDNLEVEDFLRMNYSQGGEVSNGCGPPELPSHSFFKDKRRSSKTSGCSSRARNDDLAV; encoded by the coding sequence ATGGGTGATTGGAGTCTCCTGGGAAACTTCCTCGAAGAAGTACAGGAGCACTCGACGACTGTAGGCAAAGTGTGGCTGACCGTTCTCTTCATCTTCCGCATCCTGGTGCTGGGCACAGCGGCCGAGTCCTCCTGGGGCGATGAGCAGTCAGACTTCATGTGCGACTCGGAGCAGCCGGGCTGTGTCAACGTGTGCTACGACGCCGCCTTCCCCATCGCCCACATCCGCTTCTGGGTGCTGCAGattgtttttgtttcaacccCCTCCCTCATCTACATGGGACATGCCATGCACACGGTGCGCATGGAGGAAAAGCGGCGGCAGCGGGAGGAGGAGGACCGCGGCGGGGGCGGCGGGAGTGGGGACAAGGTGTATCCCGAGGAAAAGGAGTCCGGGAAGGCGGAGGGAATGGCAAGAATTcacctgaagggggcgctgctCAAGACCTACGTATTGAGCATTCTGATCCGTACAGTCATGGAGGTCACCTTTATAGTGGGACAATACATGATCTATGGCATTTTCCTCAACGTCCTCTATAAGTGTGACACATGGCCCTGCCCCAACCCAGTCAACTGCTACATGTCACGGCCAACAGAGAAGAACATATTCATTGGCTTCATGCTGGTGGTGGCGAGCGTCTCGCTCTTACTTAGCATGTTGGAGCTGTACCACCTGGCCTGGAAGCAGTCCAAGCGCTGCCTCAAGGTCTGCACCACCTCCAGGACCCTCAACCGCCAGCCCAGCGCCATAGTGACTGTGGCCCCTGAGCCCAAAGGCCCGGCCCACCCGTCCATCCCTTGCACTCCTCCGCCGGACTTCAATCAGTGCCTAGTGGCGGCTAGGCCACATGCTACTAGCTGCCAGATATTCAATGATAGGATGGCCCACCAGCAGAACTCAGCCAACCTGGCCACGGAGCGCCACCAAAGCCACGACAACCTGGAGGTAGAAGACTTCTTGCGGATGAACTATTCGCAGGGCGGGGAGGTGTCCAATGGCTGTGGTCCTCCCGAACTGCCCTCCCACAGCTTCTTCAAGGACAAACGCCGCTCCAGCAAGACCAGCGGCTGCAGCAGCCGGGCGCGGAATGACGACCTGGCTGTGTAG